A stretch of the Gemmatimonadaceae bacterium genome encodes the following:
- the moaA gene encoding GTP 3',8-cyclase MoaA: protein MIALSDQFGRRIEYLRISVTDRCNFRCVYCMPAEGLDWLPKREILTYEEITAIVAQLAPLGLRRLRITGGEPTIRPDLVSLVRMLRAVPGIEDIALSTNGVRLPEMAGALADAGLDRVNMSADSLRADRIASIARRNLAFDPRASAAAAERAGLMPVKINMVVMRGINDDELEAFAQLTLEHAWHVRFIELMPVGDMRALTWDHVVPSDEILSRLSSVGSLSADSGPERGNGPAKYYRFAGAPGSVGVITPMTHTYCGSCNRVRLTADGRLRTCLYGDHEVNLRDPLRAGQNLEPLYVQALAEKPREHHLLQMQVGGLRALSQVGG, encoded by the coding sequence ATGATCGCGCTCTCTGATCAATTCGGCAGGCGCATCGAGTACCTGCGCATCTCGGTCACGGACCGCTGCAATTTCCGTTGCGTTTATTGCATGCCGGCCGAGGGTCTCGACTGGCTGCCCAAGCGGGAGATCCTCACGTACGAGGAGATCACCGCGATCGTCGCACAGCTCGCCCCGTTGGGCTTGCGGCGTCTGCGGATTACCGGCGGCGAACCGACGATTCGTCCGGACCTCGTGTCGCTCGTGCGCATGTTGCGCGCGGTGCCGGGCATCGAGGACATCGCGCTCTCGACCAACGGCGTGCGCCTGCCCGAGATGGCGGGCGCGCTCGCGGACGCCGGGCTCGATCGCGTGAACATGAGCGCGGACAGTTTGCGCGCCGATCGCATCGCGTCGATTGCGCGGCGGAACCTTGCCTTCGATCCGCGCGCGTCGGCGGCGGCGGCGGAGCGCGCGGGCCTCATGCCGGTCAAGATCAACATGGTCGTGATGCGCGGCATCAACGACGATGAGCTTGAGGCGTTTGCGCAGCTCACGCTCGAGCACGCGTGGCATGTGCGGTTCATCGAGCTCATGCCGGTGGGTGACATGCGTGCGCTGACGTGGGACCACGTGGTGCCGAGCGACGAGATCTTGTCGCGACTGTCATCGGTGGGCTCGCTCAGCGCCGACAGCGGACCGGAGCGTGGCAACGGACCGGCCAAGTATTATCGGTTTGCCGGCGCGCCGGGATCGGTTGGCGTGATCACGCCAATGACGCACACGTACTGCGGGTCATGCAATCGTGTGCGGCTGACGGCGGACGGGCGGCTGCGCACCTGCCTCTACGGCGATCACGAAGTCAATCTTCGCGACCCGCTGCGGGCGGGACAAAATCTCGAGCCGCTCTACGTCCAGGCGCTCGCCGAGAAGCCGCGCGAGCATCACCTGTTGCAGATGCAGGTGGGTGGACTGCGCGCGTTGTCGCAAGTGGGCGGATAG
- a CDS encoding molybdenum cofactor biosynthesis protein MoaE — translation MRTAIVDDVIDVETLLSEVERDSNGASVIFIGTVRDQNNGRPVTGIEYACYGPMAARELASICTEASERFATVDIVVEHRVGHLFVGEASVVIAVAHARRASAYEASRYIIEQIKRRLPIWKREEYTDGTREWVDPTAVAVVGPES, via the coding sequence ATGCGCACCGCGATCGTCGACGACGTGATCGATGTCGAAACGCTGCTCTCCGAAGTCGAGCGGGACAGCAATGGTGCGTCCGTGATTTTCATCGGGACGGTGCGCGACCAGAACAACGGCCGTCCCGTGACCGGCATCGAATACGCCTGTTACGGACCGATGGCGGCGCGCGAGCTGGCGAGCATCTGCACCGAAGCATCGGAGCGCTTTGCCACTGTGGACATCGTCGTCGAGCATCGCGTTGGGCATCTCTTCGTCGGCGAAGCGAGCGTCGTGATCGCGGTCGCGCATGCGCGGCGCGCGTCGGCGTACGAAGCGTCGCGCTACATCATCGAGCAGATCAAACGTCGGCTTCCGATCTGGAAGCGTGAGGAATACACGGATGGCACACGCGAGTGGGTCGACCCGACCGCGGTCGCCGTCGTTGGGCCGGAGTCATGA
- the mdh gene encoding malate dehydrogenase → MVEKITVVGAGNVGATTAQRLAEKALARQVVMVDVVDGVPQGKGLDQWESAPIEGFDSRVIGTNDYGASAGSAIVVVTAGIARKPGMSRDDLLTTNAGIVKQVAEQIKRTSPNAIIIMVSNPLDVMAYVALKVTGFPRHRVIGMAGVLDTARYRSFLAEALDVSVRDIQAMVLGGHGDTMVPLISYTTVSGIPVTQLLDRAKLDAIVDRTRTGGAEIVKYLKTGSAYYAPSSAAVQMCEAIVLDQKRVLPCAAWLEGEYGMSGLFLGVPCKLGKGGIEQILQVELTGDERTALAKSADAVREPMKVVGL, encoded by the coding sequence ATGGTCGAGAAGATCACGGTTGTCGGGGCGGGGAACGTGGGCGCGACCACGGCCCAGCGGTTGGCGGAGAAGGCGCTCGCGCGGCAGGTGGTGATGGTCGACGTCGTCGACGGCGTCCCACAGGGCAAAGGGCTGGATCAGTGGGAATCGGCGCCCATCGAGGGATTCGATTCGCGCGTGATCGGCACCAACGACTACGGGGCGAGCGCCGGCTCGGCAATCGTGGTCGTGACGGCGGGGATCGCGCGGAAGCCGGGCATGTCGCGCGACGATCTGCTCACCACCAACGCGGGCATCGTGAAGCAGGTGGCGGAGCAGATCAAGCGCACGTCGCCTAACGCAATCATCATCATGGTGTCCAATCCGCTCGACGTGATGGCCTACGTCGCGCTCAAGGTCACCGGCTTCCCGCGCCACCGGGTGATCGGCATGGCGGGGGTGCTCGACACGGCGCGCTACCGGTCCTTCCTCGCCGAGGCCTTGGACGTGTCGGTGCGCGACATCCAGGCCATGGTGTTGGGCGGACACGGCGACACGATGGTGCCGCTCATCTCGTACACCACCGTGAGCGGCATTCCGGTCACGCAGCTGCTCGACCGTGCGAAGCTCGACGCCATCGTCGACCGCACGCGCACGGGCGGCGCGGAAATCGTGAAGTACCTCAAGACCGGCTCGGCCTACTACGCGCCGTCGTCGGCGGCGGTGCAGATGTGCGAGGCGATCGTGCTCGACCAGAAGCGCGTGCTGCCGTGCGCCGCGTGGCTGGAAGGCGAGTACGGGATGTCGGGCTTGTTCCTCGGCGTGCCGTGCAAGTTAGGCAAGGGCGGGATCGAGCAGATTCTGCAGGTGGAGCTCACCGGCGACGAGCGGACGGCGCTCGCCAAGAGCGCGGACGCCGTGCGGGAGCCGATGAAAGTCGTCGGACTCTAG
- a CDS encoding succinate dehydrogenase cytochrome b subunit: MAGSRAQASLGERPAGRVRLFWQSTVGKKVVMSVTGLIMVAFVLLHMIGNLQVFESAARLNAYSHFLHHTINELLWLVRIVLLISVVLHIVAAAQLTRMDRAARPVGYRRRDAQASTVASRTMRWGGVAIALFVVFHLLHLTTGTIQPVPYVPGDVYANVVGGFQLWWVTLIYVLAMIALGLHIFHGAWGSIRTLGLNRPKAEPMRRPIATLLAVVLWAGFSIVPLAVFFGWVR, translated from the coding sequence ATGGCCGGCTCGCGCGCGCAGGCGTCGTTAGGCGAGAGGCCGGCCGGCCGGGTCCGCCTGTTCTGGCAGTCCACGGTGGGGAAGAAGGTCGTCATGTCGGTCACGGGGCTCATCATGGTGGCCTTCGTGCTGCTGCACATGATCGGCAACCTGCAGGTGTTCGAGAGCGCCGCCCGCCTCAACGCGTATTCGCACTTCCTCCACCACACGATCAACGAGCTGCTGTGGCTCGTCCGGATCGTGCTGCTCATTTCGGTCGTGCTGCACATCGTGGCCGCGGCGCAGCTCACACGCATGGATCGCGCGGCGCGGCCGGTCGGCTATCGCCGCCGCGACGCTCAGGCGTCGACCGTCGCATCGCGCACCATGCGCTGGGGCGGCGTGGCCATCGCGCTCTTTGTCGTCTTCCATCTGCTGCACCTCACCACGGGCACCATCCAGCCAGTGCCGTACGTGCCCGGCGACGTGTACGCGAACGTCGTCGGCGGCTTCCAGCTGTGGTGGGTGACGCTCATCTACGTGCTCGCGATGATTGCGTTAGGCCTGCACATCTTTCACGGCGCCTGGGGCTCGATCCGCACGTTGGGCCTCAACCGGCCGAAGGCCGAGCCCATGCGGCGCCCCATCGCCACGCTGCTGGCCGTCGTGCTCTGGGCGGGATTCTCCATCGTGCCGCTCGCCGTCTTCTTCGGGTGGGTGCGATGA
- a CDS encoding MoaD/ThiS family protein, whose protein sequence is MTALLFASYADVLHRESIEITLPSGATVRDVVEHVRAMPGGGILPPSPLVAVNQEYARADVVLTSGDEIAIIPPVAGG, encoded by the coding sequence GTGACCGCGCTCCTCTTTGCTTCGTATGCGGATGTCTTGCACCGAGAGAGCATCGAGATCACGCTGCCGAGCGGCGCAACCGTGAGAGACGTCGTCGAGCATGTGCGGGCGATGCCGGGTGGTGGCATTCTGCCTCCGTCTCCGTTGGTCGCTGTGAATCAGGAATATGCGCGCGCCGATGTCGTGCTCACGTCGGGCGACGAGATTGCGATCATTCCGCCGGTGGCAGGAGGCTGA